Proteins co-encoded in one Nicotiana sylvestris chromosome 7, ASM39365v2, whole genome shotgun sequence genomic window:
- the LOC104233523 gene encoding uncharacterized protein, with product MEINAYQTRAELLLRSYMLSDSFVVYSSIIGGIFACKMVYDLSQIFSSIYFKGYAGLSKSQQVEWNNRSISTVHAIFITTMSLYLSFWSDLFSDDQLSGLVTMRSSTLSTVVLGVSLGYFLSDLAMIFWYYPSLGGFEYVVHHLLSMVAVTYAMLTGEGQLYVYMVLVSEATTPGINLRWYLDVAGLKKSKAYLLNGFMMVFAWLVARILLFIYLFYHVYLHYDQVKQMHSFGILLISVVPSVIGVMNLLWFWKIVKGLKKTLAKRH from the exons ATGGAAATCAACGCTTACCAAACTCGCGCTGAGCTTCTTCTTCGAAGCTACATGCTTTCAGATTCTTTCGTTGTCTACTCTTCTATTATTGGTGGCATTTTCGCATGTAAAATG GTATATGATCTTAGCCAGATATTCTCCTCTATTTACTTTAAGGGCTATGCTGGCCTCTCAAAATCCCAACAAGTTGAGTGGAATAACCG GTCCATATCTACGGTCCATGCTATTTTCATTACAACCATGTCACTGTACTTGTCATTCTGGTCAGATCTTTTCTCTGATGATCAGCTCTCTGGCCTTGTCACTATGCGGAGTTCCACTTTATCAACCGTTGTATTGGGG GTTTCTTTGGGATATTTTCTTTCTGATCTCGCGATGATCTTTTGGTATTATCCTTCTTTAGGTGGATTTGAGTAT GTGGTTCATCACCTTCTTTCTATGGTGGCGGTAACATATGCAATGTTGACTGGTGAGGGGCAGCTTTATGTGTACATGGTTTTAGTTTCTGAGGCAACTACACCTGGGATCAACTTAAGATG GTATCTTGATGTAGCTGGATTGAAAAAGTCTAAAGCATACCTCCTAAATGGTTTCATGATGGTGTTTGCTTGGCTG GTTGCCAGAATATTGTTATTCATATACTTGTTCTACCACGTCTACCTCCACTACGATCAG GTTAAGCAGATGCATTCATTTGGGATTTTACTGATATCTGTTGTGCCATCGGTTATTGGTGTGATGAACTTGCTTTGGTTTTGGAAGATTGTGAAAGGACTTAAGAAGACTTTAGCAAAGAGGCACTGA